The Coregonus clupeaformis isolate EN_2021a chromosome 20, ASM2061545v1, whole genome shotgun sequence genome contains a region encoding:
- the LOC121532820 gene encoding divergent protein kinase domain 1A-like — translation MARGLFSWVWLRKPIYIQARFSYLHMKYLFFSWLAVFVGSWVVYVEYSSYSELCRGDECKNAICDKYRKGVIDGSACSSLCEKDTLYLGKCLSAKPNNQVYSGGWGDLEGVIKCQMEEIPHYNLGAEMEHRKEASPFNKPTKGTSVDKFKEMVLSHLKTKVGEQANLPNLVSLVFSVADYNKDGLISLLEARSMWALLQLNEFLLAVVLQDREHTPRLLGFCGDLYVMEKVPYAPLYGISLPWAVELWIPAGVRRSIDQWFTPSWPRKAKISIGLLELVEDVFHGTFGSFLMCDVSADGFGYNDRHDLKVMDARHIVPEATFQKAMRERQCDTDEDCLYGADCRTSCDLTKHRCTPEVTQPNLAKACGTLKDYLLNGGPSDIQEELEKQLYACIALKGSAEQMEMEHSLILNNLKTLLWKKISHTKDS, via the exons GCCCGATTCTCCTACCTGCACATGAAGTATCTGTTCTTCTCGTGGCTGGCAGTGTTTGTGGGTAGCTGGGTGGTGTATGTGGAGTACTCATCCTACTCAGAGCTGTGTCGTGGAGATGAGTGCAAGAATGCCATA TGTGACAAGTACAGGAAAGGAGTGATTGACGGCTCGGCCTGCAGCAGCCTGTGTGAGAAAGACACTCTGTACCTGGGGAAGTGTCTCTCTGCCAAGCCTAACAACCAG gtGTACTCAGGTGGCTGGGGGGACCTAGAGGGGGTGATTAAGTGCCAGATGGAAGAGATTCCTCATTATAACCTGGGAGCTGAGATGGAGCACAGGAAGGAGGCATCGCCCTTCAACAAGCCCACCAAGGGAACCTCTGTGGATAAGTTCAAAGAGATGGTCCTCAGCCACCTCAAG ACCAAGGTGGGTGAACAGGCCAACCTTCCAAACCTGGTGAGCCTGGTTTTCTCCGTGGCCGACTACAACAAAGACGGCCTCATCTCCTTGCTGGAGGCCCGCTCCATGTGGGCCCTGCTCCAGCTCAATGAGTTTCTGCTAGCAGTAGTCCTGCAGGACAGAGAGCACACCCCTAGGCTCCTGGGCTTCTGTGGGGACCTGTACGTGATGGAGAAG GTGCCCTACGCTCCCCTGTACGGCATCAGCCTGCCCTGGGCGGTGGAGCTGTGGATCCCCGCGGGGGTACGACGCAGCATAGACCAGTGGTTCACGCCTTCCTGGCCCCGCAAAGCCAAGATCTCCATCGGCCTCCTGGAGCTAGTTGAAGATGTCTTCCATGGCACCTTCGGCTCCTTCCTCATGTGTGACGTGAGCGCGGACGGCTTCGGTTACAACGACCGCCACGACCTGAAGGTGATGGATGCTCGCCACATTGTCCCTGAGGCCACCTTCCAGAAAGCCATGAGGGAGCGGCAGTGCGACACGGACGAGGACTGTCTGTACGGTGCCGACTGTCGCACTTCCTGTGACCTCACCAAGCACAGGTGTACGCCAGAGGTGACGCAGCCCAACCTGGCCAAGGCGTGCGGCACGCTGAAGGATTACCTCCTGAACGGGGGACCATCTGATAttcaggaggagctggagaaacAGCTGTATGCCTGTATAGCTTTGAAGGGCTCAGCAGAACAGATGGAGATGGAACACTCACTTATACTGAACAACCTGAAGACCTTGTTGTGGAAAAAGATATCACACACCAAGGACTCCTGA